The Herpetosiphonaceae bacterium genome window below encodes:
- a CDS encoding AP2 domain-containing protein: MKTRTVRHKNLTRIDHPKKNTHGYFVRIQWKGERRSKFFSDRVYGDRLAALGAALDWRDATEKELGKPRTERQVLGTVYSSTGIPGVRRRREGHTDYYEATWTTTVGKQRRTKFSIARHGEKRALALARKARQQGERARLRTPAREE; this comes from the coding sequence ATGAAAACGCGAACCGTCAGGCACAAGAACCTAACCCGAATCGACCATCCTAAGAAGAACACGCACGGCTATTTTGTGCGCATCCAGTGGAAAGGTGAGCGCCGGTCGAAATTCTTCTCCGACCGCGTGTACGGCGACCGTCTGGCTGCGCTGGGTGCCGCTCTCGACTGGCGCGACGCGACGGAAAAAGAGCTTGGCAAGCCACGCACCGAGCGCCAGGTTCTCGGCACCGTGTACTCATCCACCGGCATCCCCGGCGTGCGGCGGCGGCGCGAAGGCCACACCGACTACTACGAGGCTACCTGGACGACCACGGTCGGGAAGCAGCGCCGCACCAAGTTTTCGATCGCCCGGCATGGCGAGAAGCGAGCATTGGCGCTCGCTCGTAAGGCGCGGCAGCAAGGCGAGCGCGCCAGACTCCGCACACCCGCACGCGAAGAATAG